The following DNA comes from Myxococcales bacterium.
GGTCGCCACGCGCGTCTGCTGCAGCATCACCTCGCTGACCCAGATCGTGTAGGGGTCCCGGCTGCTACGCCAGGGCAAATCCCGCGCGTGTTTGCGGTACCACGCGCAAAGCTCGGTCGCGAGCTTGGACGGCCGCGCGGCGTCAGCGGATCGTTTCGATGTTGTCTTCCCAGCGCTGGCCATCGAATGCGGTCTTCTGGAAGCGCGCGCGGGCATCCTCGTCGAGACAGCGCACGTTCACGTCAATCTGATCGGGGTGTGAGCGCGGCGTGTAGAATGGGTGAACGCCGCAGGTGGTGCAGAAGCGGTGCTCCGCGACTCCGGTATTGAAGCGGTAGCTGCTGAGGCTGGCCTGTCCCTCCACGAGCTGGAAATCTTCCGGCGGCACGATCAGGTGCTCGAAGCCTTTTTTTGCGCAGATGGAGCAATTGCAGTCGAGGGCACGCCAGTGGCGGATCCGCACGCGAAATCCCACGGCGCCGCAGTGACACCCGCCCTCGACCCAGACCGCGTCAGGCATCGGCGCTCTTGGGCGCGCGCTCCAGGCAGCGCTCGAACTCGACCGGATCATGGGCCGAGAACACACGCACCTCGGCGGCGCTCTCCCGGCAGAGCGCCCGCAAGCGCTCCTGGTTCCGCATGCGCGCCCGCCCGTCGATCTCGTTGATGCGCTGGAAGGCGTCGAAGAGCGGCGGGCAACGGCGTCGGTCGGGCGCCATCTCGTCGCGATGAAAGTAGGCGTCTCCGGCGTGCAAGAGCCAGCGTCCCGACGTCTGCACGGCAACGCCCGCGTGGCCTCGCGTGTGGCCCTGCAGGGGGATGAGCAAGATCTCCGGTGGCAGTCCGCGCAGGTCGCGCACACAATCGAAGCCGAACCACGGCTCCCCCGTCTCGCGATACTCGGCAAAGTTCGGGTCGTGCGCCCACTGTGCTTGGGCGTAGCGCAGGCGCTCGAGGCGAGTCTTCGGGCGGCGCGCCGCCTGCAGCTCCGCCGCGTGGAGGTGCACCGTCGCATCAGGAAAATCCGTGATGCCGCCGGCGTGATCCAGGTCGAGGTGCGTGAGTACGATGTGGCGCACGTCGGCGCGAGCGAAGCCCAGGCGTTCGACCTGATGCAGTGCCGTCTCCGCCGGGTCGAGAGCCGGATTGAAGGCGAACACGAATCCGCGGCCGATGCTGCGCTCCGGCGCCCGCAGGTCCAGAAGCCCGAGCCCCGAGTCGACCAGCACGAGGCCGCTCGAAGTCTCGACGAGCAGACAGTGACAGACCAGGCGCGCCCGTCCGGTGAGGGTCCCCGACCCTGACAGGAGTCGACCACCGTACGGGCACAGGGTCGCGCAGTTGAGGTGGTGGACCTGCATGCGCGGGCCAGCCTAGCAGCCCATTCGCTCAGCGTGGAGACGCGCACGAAACCCTTCGCCCGCGAGCCCCGGCGCGCTAAGCTCGCTTCCAAGGCATGGCCCCCCCGACCGAATACCAGCTCGAGTCCATCCGCACGGATGGCTGGTTCGAGCGTATCGGGGAGAGCATCGGCAGCTTTCAGGCCCTGTGCGACATCATTGGCGCGCGCTTCTTCGCCTTTGCCATGATCACCGGCGCCCGCATCACCGCGCTCACCGTCGATCGCCGAAATCCCGACAACACGCTGGTCGATTTCGTGGTCGGTGCGCCGGACGCCGAGGTGAATGACGCGGACACACAGCGCCTCACGCTGGCAGATTTCCGCCGCCGGTTGGTCGCCGCGCTGGTGACCGAAGAACCCATCGCGCCGCCCCCCGCGCGCCCCACCGACACCGAGGCCGTGCAGCTGCACGTGGGAGTGCGGTACCTGCTGCTGTCGCCGCTCTACGGCTACAGCCTGACCAAGCTGACGATCGAAGCAGGCGAGTCTCACGTCGATCTCCTGCACGATGGCATCGAAGAGCGGTACGAGCTCGGCGAGCTTCGGGCGCGCATCCGCACCCACGTTCGAGAAGAGCTCGATCGTATCCAGCGCGGTGGGCGGAGCGCCATCGATCTCGGGCGCATCACCGAGGCCGAGGCGGCAGAAAAGCGCGGCGAGTCCCTGCGGGTCATCGAGCTGCTCGGAGCCTGGCCGGCGCCCCTCGCGATCTTCCTCCGCACACCGGAAGGACAGCTGCTTGCCCCGGACACACGGGCGCTGATCTCCCGGGGCCTGGGTTACCTGGGCTCTGCCTGCATCGCGCTCTCGGAGGTGCAGAAGGGCGAAGAGATCCTGCGGCTCGCGATCCAGTACGCGGGGGATGGGCCCGCGGCCCCGGAGATCTATCTGCGCCTCGGCGAATCCATGGTGAAGAGCGAACGTCACGGCGAAGCGATTGGACCGCTTCGGCGGGCGATGAACCTCGGGGCGGAGGGCGCGCGGGTCTGGCCGCTGCTGGCCCGGGCGCTCGCAGCTCGCGGGCGCCTCGTTGCGGCCTACGGAGCGGTGCTCGAGGCCCAGGCAGCGGGGGTCAACGGCTCGACCCTCGATATCAGCCTCGAGCGCATCAAGAAGGGTCTCGGACCCACCCTCGACGGCTGGCGAAAGCTCGTCGGGGAGAGCTGAACTCGGCGCCCTGTCGCGCGGGCCCGGAAGGCTCGCCCAATAGCCCTCGGCCCATGAGCCGACCGGCGCGAGCGACGGGCCGTTCTGGGGCTAGGCTCGGGCCCCGGGCTTGTGGTACACGACCGGGCGTTCACGCGAAATTTCCGCGAGTTACGTCTCGTGGGCTGCCCTGGTCGGAGGGCGCGTGAACGCCACGGAAGGCGACAACGTAAAGATGGTCGAGCTCTACCTGCCGATGTTCATCATGTTCGCGATCGCCGCGGGGATCTGCGCGGTGATGTTCTTGGGCGGCCAGTACCTCGGTCCCAAGAACCCGAACGCCGAGAAACAGATGCCCTTCGAGTGCGGCAACGACACCGCCGGCACCCGGGGCGTGCGCTTGAGCGTCAAGTTCTACCTGACGGCCATCCTGTTCGTGGTCTTCGACATCGAAGCGGTCTTCATCTACCCGTGGGCGGCCCTGTTCAAGGGGCTCGGCTGGACCGGCTTCGTCACCATGCTCGGGTTCATCGTCGCGCTCCTGGTAGCGCTGGTTTACTGCTGGAAGAAGGGAGCGCTGGAATGGGAGAGCTGAAGTCGCCTTCGGTTCAAGAGGTGCTCGACACCGGGTCGGGGCAAGGCTTTGCGACGACCAAGTTCGACGACCTCCTGGCCTGGGCCCAGAAGTACTCGCTCTTCATGTACCCGTTTGTCACGGCGTGCTGTGGCATGGAGTTCATGGCGGTCTCGAGCCCGCGCTACGATCACTCGCGCTTTGGCGCGGAAGCCCCGCGCTTCTCACCTCGCCAGAGTGATCTCCTGTGGGTGGTCGGCACCATCGTTCAGCGCCAGGCGCCGATCTTGAAGCGCATCTACGAACAAATGGCCGAGCCAAAATGGGTGCTCGCCTTCGGAACCTGCGCGTCTGTCGGGGGTTTTTACGACAATTACGCGTGTGTCGCGGGCATCGACAAGATCATCCCCGCCGACGTCTACATCCCCGGCTGTCCGCCCCGCCCGGAGGCGGTGCTCGACGGTCTGATGCTCCTCCAAGACAAGATCCAGTCGGGCGACCGTCGTCCCGGCATCGTGAAGCCCCGCCTCGATCCGGTGACGCGCCCCGACATGGGTGTCGTGCAGATCCGGCGCTCGAAGCATGGTTGACCAGAACACGCGGCGACACCGGGCAGACTTCCGGTGCGCGCCCGCGAGGAAGCCTCGATGGCCAAAGCCCTGCTCCAACTGATCAAGCTCGAATTCCCGGACGCCGTTCTGGAGACGCACTCCCAGCACGGCGACGACACCGTGGTCGTCGACCCCGCGTGGTGGTTGGTGGTCGCGGAGTTTGCCAGGCAACAGCTGGCGATGGAGATGCTCGTCGACCTGACGTGTGTGGACCATCCCGACCGCGAGCCGCGCTTCGACGTGGTCGTGCACCTGCACTCGCTGTCGAAGGGGCAGCGGCTGCGGCTCAAGGCGCGTGTGGGTGATCGGGACGGCGAGGGGGCCGAGATCGACTCCCTCTCGGGCCTCTGGGCCTCGGCCAACTGGTCGGAGCGGGAGGCCTGGGACATGTTCGGCGTGAGCTTCAAGGGCCACCCCGATCTGCGTCGCATCCTGACCTACCCGGAGTTCATCGGGCACCCGCTGCGCCGCGACTATCCAGCCGCGCGCATCCAGCCCCTGGTGCCGTACCGCGAGGTCGAAAACATCGACAAGCTGCCGCCTTTCGACCACCACGAAGGCATGAGTTTCGGGCGCCAAACGCACGATTTCACTCAAGGGGAGGACTGAGATGGAACCCCTCGATCGAGATCTCGACGAGACGGAGCTCGAGCTCGCTGCCGAGCCGATGTTGATCAACGTCGGTCCTTCCCATCCGGCCATGCACGGCACCGTGCGCATCGTGATGGAGCTGTCCGGAGAGACCATCGAGCGCTGCGACGTGCAGGTGGGCTACCTGCACCGCGGCTTCGAGAAGATGTGTGAGCGCGGCACCTGGACGCAGGTCTACCCCTACGTCGATCGCTGCAACTACGTCTCGCCCATGCTCAACAACGTGGGTTTCTCGCTGGCCTGCGAGAAGATGCTCGGCATCGAGGTGCCGGAGCGTTGCCAGTGGTACCGCATGGCTCTCGGTGAGCTGGCTCGTATCTCGGACCACCTGACCTGCGACGGTGCCATGGCCATGGAGCTCGGTGCGTTCACGCCGTTCCTCTGGATGGTGAAGGCCCGGGAGATGATCTGGGACATCATGGAGGAGGAGACGGGCGCACGTCTCACCCACAGCTTCGGCCGAGTCGGCGGCATGGCGGCCCCGCCCACTCCGGACTTCAAGGAGCACTCCCGGCTCGTGGTCGCGCACATCCGTCACGTCATGGACGAGGTGAAGCGCCTCTTGCTCGGCAACCGCATCTTCCTCGATCGGCTCGAGGGCGTCGGGGTGATCTCGGTCGAAGATGCGCTCTCGCTCGGCTGGACCGGACCCTGCCTGCGGGCCGCCGGTGTTGCCTACGACGTGCGCAAATCCAGCCCCTACCTCAAGTACTCGGAGGTCGAGTTCGAGGTGCCGGTCGGCAGCGCCAGCGACTGTTTCGACCGCTTCATGGTGCGCATCGAGGAGATGGAGCAGAGCGCACGCATCATCGAGCAGTGCCTCGACCGCATGCCGGACTCGGGACCGGTGAACGTAGACGATCCGCGCGTCATGCTGCCGCCGAAGGACGAGGTCTACTCGACCATCGAGGGTACGATTCGCCACTTCAAGATCGTGATGGAGGGGCTGAAGATCCCCGCCGGCGAGGTCTACAGCTACACCGAGGGCGGCAACGGCGAGCTCGGCTTCTATCTGGTCAGTGACGGCAGCGGCACGCCTTGGCGCGTGCGCATTCGTCCTCCCTGTTTCTACGCGACCGGCGGGCTGGAGAAGCTCATCACCGGTTCGATGGTCGCCGATGTGATCCCGTGTTTCGGGTCGCTCAACATGATTGGTGGCGAGTGTGATCGGTAAGCGAGGAACTGCGCATGCCTAACTTCAAGCTGGACGGACGCGAGATCCCGTTCGAGCCGGGTGAGACGATCATCAGCGCGGCCCGCCGCGCCGGGGTCGACATTCCGCACTATTGCTGGCACCCCGGGCTCAGCGTCGCGGCCAACTGCCGCATGTGCCTGGTGGAGCTGCTGCCGCCCCCCGGCAGGAAGGCGATGCTGCTCGACGTGCTCGAGTGGGACGCCGAGAAACAAGACTACGTGCCGGCCAAGAAACCCAAGCTCGTGCCGTCGTGCCAGCAAGCGGCCGGCGAGGGCATGGAGGTCTTGAGCTCGCAAAGTGAGCACGTGAGCCGGGCGCGAAGCTCGGTGCAGGAGCTCCTGCTCTTGAACCACCCGGTCGACTGCCCGATCTGCGATCAGGCCGGCGAGTGCCGGCTGCAGGACTACTGGCTGGAGCACCAGGGCACCAAGAAGCGCATGCACGACGAGATCGTGCACAAGCCGAAGGGTGTCGTGTTCGGGCCCACCATCGTCTACGACGCCGAGCGTTGCATCGTGTGCACGCGCTGTGTGCGCTTCTGCGAGGAGGTCGCCAAGGACCCGGTGCTCGAGAAGCGGGAGCGCGGAAACGTCTCCGAGATCGTGCTGGCCCCCGGCCGCGAGCTCGACAACGCCTACACGCTGATGACCGAGTACGTGTGCCCGGTCGGCGCGCTGACGGCCCGGGATTTCCGCTTCAAGGCCCGCGTCTGGTTCCTGCGCAGCGTCGAGTCGGTGTGCACGGGCTGCGCCACAGGCTGCAACTCGTTCACGGATTTCGATCCGCGCGATCACACCGTGTATCGCTACCGGCCGCGGGAGAACATGGCCGTGAACCAGCACTGGATGTGCGACGAGGGCATGCTCGACTACCGTCGCATCAACGAGAACCGGGTGCTGAAGGCGCGAGTCCGCGGCAAGAAGACCACACTCGCGGACGCCATCGAGAAGGCGAGCGGCATTCTCTCCGGCGTCGAGCCGGATCGCCTGGGCGTCGTGCTCTCCGCGCAGCACTCCAACGAGGACAACTTCGCGCTCCTGCGGCTGGCAAGAGACTACCTCGGGACCGGACACATCTACGTCAGCGGGCGCGCCGCGGGCCTGGGGGATGCCGTGCTCAAACATGCGGACCGAAACCCGAACACGGCCGGCGTCACCGAGCTCTGCACCAGCTCGCCGCCGATGTCCTTCACCGAGCTCGCCAAGGACATCCACGCTGGGCAGATCACCCACGTGCTCGCCCTCGGCTCCTACTCGAGCGATGCGGAGAAGACCGACGCCCTCGGCAAGCTGCAGGGGCTCGTGACCTTCGCGACACACGAGGGACCGCTCGCCAAACACGCCACGGCGGTCTTGCCCGCGTCGAGCTGGGCGGAGAGTGACGGGACGTTCGTCAACGCCAAGGGCGTGGCGCAGGAGAGTGAAAAAGCCATCGACCCGAAGGGCGACAGCCTGCCGGCGTGGAAGCTGACGGCGCTCGTGGCCCAGGCCCTCGAGCTGCCGATGGCGTGGACGCGCCTGTCACAGGTGAGGAAAGCCATGGCGCCCGAGGCGGGTGCTGCGGTGGCGGTAGCGACGGGAGCAGAGGCATGAGCTTAGAACTCGTTGCATTGGCCGCCGGCAAGGCCTTGTTCATGGTCATGTTCGGCATGAACGTGGCGGTGGTGCTGACCTGGGCCGATCGTCGCCAGGGCGCCATGATCAACGACCGCGTGGGTCCGAACCGCGCGGTGGCCTGGCTGCCCCGGCGAGTCGCGCAGGGCATGGTGCTGACCCCCGCGATCTTGATTGCCGTCGCTGTCGTCGGTTACGTCTACACCCACAAGGTCGAAGGCGCGCAGAGTCTGGGACGGGCGATGGTCTTCAGTCACTTGGCGATCTTCGCGCTGTGGGCGGGGTCCTTGGCCATCGGGGGCCGAGTCGCGAGCCGGGGCGTCAAGAACAGCTTCGACGGCTGGGTGAAGACCATCGGTGATCCGCGCAGCATCCTGTGGATGGGGCTCGGCGCGCACGCGGTCACGTTCCTCGCGGCTGCCTTGCTGCGGGGCACCGACATCGGCCGCGCCCTGCGCGTGGTCGGCTCGAGCGCCGGCCCGGCCGTGTTCGCGACCGCGCTCGTCGGCGCCGCCGGGTACGCGGCGTGGTCCTTCAATTCGGTGGACAAGGTCGGCCTGCGCTTGTTCGGCCTGCTCCACCCGGCGGCGGACGGGCTGAAGACCATCTGGAAGGAAGACTTCATCCCGCCGAACTCCGACAAGCTGCTGCACAGCCTGGCGCCCATCATCTCGTTCTTCCCAGCGCTGGTCGTGATGGCGGTCGTCCCTTTCGGCGACACGCTGTGTTTTGGCATGAAACAGGGGCACATCGACCTGACGGCCTTGCAGCGAGTGGTGGGGCGCGAGGGCCTGTGCGCCGAGGGTGCCGTGCCGCTGCAGGTGCTCGACGTGAACGTGGGCATTCTCTACTTCTTCGCCATCGCCGGCACGGGCATCGTGGGCGCCGCGCTGGCGGGTTGGGCGAGCGACAACAAGTTCAGCCTGCTCGGCGGCCTGCGTGCGGCAAGCCAGATGGTCTCGTACGAGGTGACCCTCGGTCTGACGGTCGTGGGCGCCATCATGGTCTACGGCACGCTGCGCATCGACGAGATGGTGCGCTGGCAGGCAGCGAACACCTGGGGCATCTTCGTTCAGCCTCTGGCCTTCGTGCTGTTCTTCACGGCGGCGGTGGCGGAGTCCAAGCGCATTCCGTTCGACCTGCCGGAGGGCGAGAGCGAGCTCGTGGCCGGATACTTCACGGAGTACTCGGGCATGAAGTTCGCGATGTTCTTCTTTGCCGAATACGTGGCGGTCGTTGCGTCGAGCGCGCTCTTGACGGTGCTCTTCCTGGGCGGCTGGCACCTGCCGTTCATCGACCGTTCGGGCCTGCACATCCAGGTGGGCGATACAGTGCTCTTGCACCAGTCGGTGTCCCATGTCGCGGTGATCGTGATCGGCGTCTTGACCTTCATTGGCAAGGTCGTGGCCCTGTCGTGGCTGCAGCTGATGATCCGCTGGACCCTGCCGCGCTTCCGCTACGATCAGCTGATGCGCCTCGGCTGGCGCAAGCTGTTGCCCGCGTCGTTGCTCAACATTCTGGCCACGGGCCTGGTAATGCTCGTCATCGCCGGCGCCAGCGCCAGCGTGCAGGCGGGCCTGAAGCTCGCGGCGGACGTGACCCAGGTGGTCGTGGCGGTCGCTGGCGTCAGCCTGTTGGTCTGGTTCATCCGCTTCGTGACGAGCCCGGTGAAGAAGCGCCGCATCATGTCGAGCACTGCCGCGAAATTCGCGGCGCAGCTCGGCGGAACCCGTACCGCCCGCATGGGCGCGTGAGCCGAGGGATGACATGAGCATCGAAAAGAACACCCCCCTCGGCCCGAAAAGGGTCAGCGGCAAGACCGTGCCCCGACCGGATCGCAGTATGGCCG
Coding sequences within:
- a CDS encoding NADH-quinone oxidoreductase subunit H, whose amino-acid sequence is MSLELVALAAGKALFMVMFGMNVAVVLTWADRRQGAMINDRVGPNRAVAWLPRRVAQGMVLTPAILIAVAVVGYVYTHKVEGAQSLGRAMVFSHLAIFALWAGSLAIGGRVASRGVKNSFDGWVKTIGDPRSILWMGLGAHAVTFLAAALLRGTDIGRALRVVGSSAGPAVFATALVGAAGYAAWSFNSVDKVGLRLFGLLHPAADGLKTIWKEDFIPPNSDKLLHSLAPIISFFPALVVMAVVPFGDTLCFGMKQGHIDLTALQRVVGREGLCAEGAVPLQVLDVNVGILYFFAIAGTGIVGAALAGWASDNKFSLLGGLRAASQMVSYEVTLGLTVVGAIMVYGTLRIDEMVRWQAANTWGIFVQPLAFVLFFTAAVAESKRIPFDLPEGESELVAGYFTEYSGMKFAMFFFAEYVAVVASSALLTVLFLGGWHLPFIDRSGLHIQVGDTVLLHQSVSHVAVIVIGVLTFIGKVVALSWLQLMIRWTLPRFRYDQLMRLGWRKLLPASLLNILATGLVMLVIAGASASVQAGLKLAADVTQVVVAVAGVSLLVWFIRFVTSPVKKRRIMSSTAAKFAAQLGGTRTARMGA
- a CDS encoding MBL fold metallo-hydrolase encodes the protein MQVHHLNCATLCPYGGRLLSGSGTLTGRARLVCHCLLVETSSGLVLVDSGLGLLDLRAPERSIGRGFVFAFNPALDPAETALHQVERLGFARADVRHIVLTHLDLDHAGGITDFPDATVHLHAAELQAARRPKTRLERLRYAQAQWAHDPNFAEYRETGEPWFGFDCVRDLRGLPPEILLIPLQGHTRGHAGVAVQTSGRWLLHAGDAYFHRDEMAPDRRRCPPLFDAFQRINEIDGRARMRNQERLRALCRESAAEVRVFSAHDPVEFERCLERAPKSADA
- a CDS encoding NADH-quinone oxidoreductase subunit D encodes the protein MEPLDRDLDETELELAAEPMLINVGPSHPAMHGTVRIVMELSGETIERCDVQVGYLHRGFEKMCERGTWTQVYPYVDRCNYVSPMLNNVGFSLACEKMLGIEVPERCQWYRMALGELARISDHLTCDGAMAMELGAFTPFLWMVKAREMIWDIMEEETGARLTHSFGRVGGMAAPPTPDFKEHSRLVVAHIRHVMDEVKRLLLGNRIFLDRLEGVGVISVEDALSLGWTGPCLRAAGVAYDVRKSSPYLKYSEVEFEVPVGSASDCFDRFMVRIEEMEQSARIIEQCLDRMPDSGPVNVDDPRVMLPPKDEVYSTIEGTIRHFKIVMEGLKIPAGEVYSYTEGGNGELGFYLVSDGSGTPWRVRIRPPCFYATGGLEKLITGSMVADVIPCFGSLNMIGGECDR
- the ndhC gene encoding NADH-quinone oxidoreductase subunit A, producing the protein MVELYLPMFIMFAIAAGICAVMFLGGQYLGPKNPNAEKQMPFECGNDTAGTRGVRLSVKFYLTAILFVVFDIEAVFIYPWAALFKGLGWTGFVTMLGFIVALLVALVYCWKKGALEWES
- a CDS encoding (2Fe-2S)-binding protein, which codes for MPNFKLDGREIPFEPGETIISAARRAGVDIPHYCWHPGLSVAANCRMCLVELLPPPGRKAMLLDVLEWDAEKQDYVPAKKPKLVPSCQQAAGEGMEVLSSQSEHVSRARSSVQELLLLNHPVDCPICDQAGECRLQDYWLEHQGTKKRMHDEIVHKPKGVVFGPTIVYDAERCIVCTRCVRFCEEVAKDPVLEKRERGNVSEIVLAPGRELDNAYTLMTEYVCPVGALTARDFRFKARVWFLRSVESVCTGCATGCNSFTDFDPRDHTVYRYRPRENMAVNQHWMCDEGMLDYRRINENRVLKARVRGKKTTLADAIEKASGILSGVEPDRLGVVLSAQHSNEDNFALLRLARDYLGTGHIYVSGRAAGLGDAVLKHADRNPNTAGVTELCTSSPPMSFTELAKDIHAGQITHVLALGSYSSDAEKTDALGKLQGLVTFATHEGPLAKHATAVLPASSWAESDGTFVNAKGVAQESEKAIDPKGDSLPAWKLTALVAQALELPMAWTRLSQVRKAMAPEAGAAVAVATGAEA
- a CDS encoding GFA family protein, which translates into the protein MPDAVWVEGGCHCGAVGFRVRIRHWRALDCNCSICAKKGFEHLIVPPEDFQLVEGQASLSSYRFNTGVAEHRFCTTCGVHPFYTPRSHPDQIDVNVRCLDEDARARFQKTAFDGQRWEDNIETIR
- the nuoB gene encoding NADH-quinone oxidoreductase subunit NuoB, with the translated sequence MGELKSPSVQEVLDTGSGQGFATTKFDDLLAWAQKYSLFMYPFVTACCGMEFMAVSSPRYDHSRFGAEAPRFSPRQSDLLWVVGTIVQRQAPILKRIYEQMAEPKWVLAFGTCASVGGFYDNYACVAGIDKIIPADVYIPGCPPRPEAVLDGLMLLQDKIQSGDRRPGIVKPRLDPVTRPDMGVVQIRRSKHG
- a CDS encoding NADH-quinone oxidoreductase subunit C; protein product: MAKALLQLIKLEFPDAVLETHSQHGDDTVVVDPAWWLVVAEFARQQLAMEMLVDLTCVDHPDREPRFDVVVHLHSLSKGQRLRLKARVGDRDGEGAEIDSLSGLWASANWSEREAWDMFGVSFKGHPDLRRILTYPEFIGHPLRRDYPAARIQPLVPYREVENIDKLPPFDHHEGMSFGRQTHDFTQGED